The genomic stretch gagtaataaagataataataaaatggattacagagtcccaacaaatgattcataaaatcacacattttaaaattgtataaaagacaactgtttaaatgatgtataaagtaaataataatatgcttcctgaagtggtccagaagatgtttcagatgtgaaccagtacatatgtatatcatataaaggtgataatctatgggattattaacaattacaagtacaaataagtaataattttatatttcaaactatgtaatctataaatgtaaagatcatattaaacagattgttagacaaacaacaatgtcacacatgttatatgtgctgatgttgttagaaagtcaaaatgaaagtctggacggtttatttcaaatcctgcagtttcatttgctgctgctgttctcaccagcacacttgtgtttcttacactggtacttagaagacaatctttcaccacacacactgcaactcaacactttctctcctgggtgtcttctcatgtgtgctacaagggttgGTCGTCGACAAAagattctgttgcagattgaacaggaatgcgattttttaccagtgtgtgttctagtgtgtcttttcacatctgtacttcttgtaaaacctttaccacagattgaacaggaaaaagctttttcaccagtgtgtgttctcatgtgtcttttcacatcctgactttgtgcaaaacctttaccacaggttgaacagaaaaaaggcttttcaccagtgtgtgttctcatgtgtactttcaatttctgactttctgtaaaacctttaccacaggttgaacatgaaaaaggtttttcaccagtgtgtgttctcatgtgtactttcaaatgttgactttctgtaaaacctttaccacagattgaacataaaaaaggtctttctccagtgtgtgttctcatgtgtactttcaaatgttgacttcgtgtaaaacctttaccacattctgagcaagaaaaaggtttttctccagtgtgtgttctcatgtgtcttttcagattacgacggtatttaaaggttttgtgacagtgagaagatgtgaagtgagtgttgtcagtgtgacatgtcttatcatctttagagtcttcatcatcagtgtcaggagagtgtgacgttgtgtcctcactatctgatagtggagctaagagcttgtctgcttgtgatcctccacagtggtctccatcagcttctgttgtcatgtgttgtgttgagctgctgcttggaggctccccccctcccctctcctcactttcacctttcacctcatcatcttcactcttcacagggacaccagtcactgggaactcctccaaccatttaggctgactgatgccctcttcctcctcttcctctttaatgtaagGGGTcactgggtcctcctcttcctccttagagtgaggggtcagtggatccaccacttcctttttaaaatggggtgtcagtgggtcctcctcttcctttttaaaatggggtatcagtgggtattcctcttccttcttaatgtgggagggctgtggctcctctgtccgcatcctgaagctccacttctgttgctcagggtgaagatgttcttcacagacatctgcaagacgaacacagcatctctgctcagtcacacaatgcattcagtacttttacatgcacttaggaaaaacaagttatcgtatgaactgtcttgaaatctcagtgacgcacaaacacgctgctctttacaacattattcacaggaaaagaaacaaaaaccaggacgacaggactttttactatggatgaccgatatggtttaaaattgattttgcgatacagtatttcatttagaattactgatagaaccattttaaaacaggctacacaggttcctaatttagttgctgaaatatgcagtaaaatattacatttccagtattattttctcaaataaagtaaccagatattaacagtaaataaacaagtacattattaataactgttttgacaaaataatactattagaaacgaacaatatgttactgcatatgtcagctgccaaattaggagcttgtgtacctattttgaaattattctattctcaatcatatatcaaattatatattgtgacatgttgttgttaggatatagatttgaggtcatatcgcccataccaaacattggttcgtcgagtcattttgtttggcccaccaaatatatttaattttaatattcttcagatgtgtgtgtatgtttaaaatgtgggactactgttctacatcacgtggaagtgtcatgtcatggggatggtgtgttttcaactaagggtgtgacgatacggtcagctcaccaaaggatactcgatattggaTTTAGGAGAACgagacaatattttggtggttaacatgattcttacacatgtgtgtacttcatgtgtatatgaatgtacttttagggacggcgtggcgcagtgggagagtggccgtgcgcaacccgagggtcactggttcaaatcccacctagaaccaacctcgtcacgtccgttgtgtcctgagcaagacacttcatccttgctcctgatggttgctggttggcgccttgcatggcagctccctccatcagtgtgtgaatgtgtgtgtgaatgggtaaatgtggaagtagagtcaaagcgctttgagtaccttgaaggtagaaaagcgctatacaagtacaacccatttattcatttatttatttactttcccttgtgtgcttagtttgactgtaacttcatagtggataatatctataaacaacctcaattgttttacatatttaatttgaagggctgtttacttatctgacaaattcaaaggaaactgcactttttagaaatgtcacctatcattcacaatcctaatgtaagacatttgtttcaaacttttatgaattttaattattaaataatcatgagcaaaaaatcagctaacattggagtcaatgggagctcctctattagacccacaaagtcctccaaataaccatccaaaaaaactgccaacaatactccgtttacattttgtgacctgaatattaaccaagtattaatgatactgttattataagcgctaatattaaggacctacttttagcggcgcattgatcacagaagtaactagcttatgctgctatattgacatactgaactgttttctcacctctaagataatgaaagctaattctacaaacccggtttccatatgagttgggaaattgtgttagatgtaaatataaacggaatacaatgatttgcaaattattttcaagccatattcagttgaatatgctacaaagacaacatatttgatgttcaaactgataaacatgttttttttttgcaaataatcattacctttagaatttgatgcaagcaacacgtaacaaagtagttgggaaaggtggtaataaatactgataaagttgaggaatgctcatcaaacacttatttggaacatcccacgggtgtgcaggctaattgggaacaggtgggtgccatgattgggtataaaaacagcttccatgaaatgctaagtaattcactaacaaggatggggcgagggtcgccaatttgtaagcaaattgtcgaacaacatttcttaacgagctattgaaaggaattcagggattttaccatctacggtccgtaaaatcgtcaaaaggttcagagaatctggagaaatcactgcacgtaagcaatgacatcacagacctttgatccctcaggtggtactgcatcaaaaaccgacatcagtgtgtgaaggatataaccagatgggctcaggaacgcttcataaaaccactgtcagtaactacagttggtcgctacatctgtaagtgcaagttaaaactctactatgcagagcgaaagccatttatcaacacacaggaacgccgccggcttctctgggcccgagctcatctaagatggattgatgcaaagtggaaaagtgttctgtggtctgacgagtccacatttcaaattatatttggaaacagaggacgtggtgtcctccagaacaaagaggaaaataaccatccgaattgttattggcgcaaagttcaaaagccagcatgtgtgatggtatgagggtgtattagtgtccaaggcatgggtaacttacacatctgtgatggtatgagggtgtatttgtgcccaaggcatgggtaacttacacatctgtgaaggcaccattaatgctgaatggtccattcaggttttggagcaacatatgttgtcaaccaagcaacgttaacatggacgtctctgcttatttcagcaaaacaatgccaagccatgtgttacaacagcgtggcttcgtagtaaaagagtgcgggtactttcctggcccgcctgcagtccagacatgtctcccatcaaaaatgtgtggcgcattatgaagcgtaaaatacgacaagactgttgaacaactgaagctgtacatcaagcaataatggtaaattaaagctgcaagcagcgttggtcgggtccgccgttggccgccgccgccgccgccgtgtcccgagtcccgatcttagtcagacctacatagaagttttagtttcatcactctacgacattcctaacagaagttacaagcagttttgtctggaaaaaggtgacggctttttacaaaacttttattttgaaggggtaattggcaacttcctgttgattttaactgaaagatgccaattatcaaaatgtaggtctaagtcagacctacacagaggtttttgtttcatgtctctacgacattcctaacggaagttacaagcagtctgttttttgtatcttcctagggggcgctagcgcgcaattttcatttttggggtttggttacctaatatgttggtctgccgctccataccgatgtgtgtgtcaattttggtgagttttgaagcatgttaagggggtcaaattagggtattgtctgtgttgtattcatagggggcgctagagcacaattttgagttttggggtttggttttttcattagctcgcaattgttgccagtcccgatgtgtgtgccaagtttggtgagttttgaagcattttaagggggtcaaattacagctcaaagaggtaaaaatgatatttttttggaaaatttgcgcaggggttctttgaaggcgcgtaaaatcaaaacctgaaaacttatcacaactttgatctatacttttaatcagaagggtccaaactctctcctgagcgagtttgaagccgaaacgacaaacgcgctcagaggagataacttttgaagaaaggtgacgggttttcacaaaacttttattttgaaggggtaattgccaacttcctgttgattttttctgctagctgtcgattattaaaatgtaggtctaagtgagacctacatagaagtttttgtttcatgtctttccggcattcctacccgaagttacaagcagttttgtctgtgttttcttcctggaagcagttttttctgtgttttattgaaaaattgcgctaaagcgcaattttgagtttttttttttttttttttcattagattgcaatttctgccagtcctgatgtgtcttccaagtttggtgagttttgaagcatgttaagggggtcaaattacagctcaaaggggcaaaaatagcatttttttgcgaaaattttgctttgaatgggtttttgccaaatttctgttgattttaggtataggcatttctaatggggaatctaggtctaagtcagacctacatagaggtttttgttccatgtctttacgacattcctaacggaagttacaagcagtctgttttttttttttcgtagggggcgctagcgcgcatttttcatttttggggtttggttgcttaatatgtgtttttgccaagccttaccgatgtgtgtgccaaatttggtgagttttggagcatggtcagtgggtcaaattagggttcgaagctgcggaataataataataataataattaaagctgcaagcagcgttggtcgggtccgccgttggccgccgccgccgccgccgtgtcccgagtctcgatcttagtcagacctacatagaagtttttgtttcatcactctacgacattcctaacagaatttacaagcagttttatcagtttattttcctagggggcgctagagcacaattgtcatatttgtggtttggtttttttattggatggcaattttcaccattcctgatgtgtgtgtaaaatttggtgagttttgaagcatgttaagggggtcaaattacagatttgcgtttctggatgttgttgataaatggctttcgcctggcattgtatagctttaacttgcactttgaagcattttaagggggtcaaattgcagctcaaagaggcaaaaatagcattttttggcgaaaattttgctttgaatgagtttttgcaaaatttctgttgattttgggaatagacgttttttattggaaatgtaggtctaagtcagacctacacagaggtttttgtttcatgtctctacgacattcctaacggaagttacaagcagttttgtctgggttttttcctagggggcgctaagcgcaatttagatttttggggtttggttttttattagatggcagtttttgccagtcctgatatgtgtgtaaaatttggtgagttttgaagcatgttaagggggtgaaattacagattggcgattctggatgttgttgataaatggctttcggtctgcataacagagctttaactagcactttgaagcattttaagtgggtgaaattacagctcaaagagtcaaaaacgtcattttttaggaaaagttgcgcaggggttttttgaaggcgcgtaaaatccaaaccggagcagtaatcaaaactttgatctatacttttaatcagaagtgtccaaactctctcctgtgcgagtttgaagccgaaacgacaaacgcactgggagaagtgtcgatttgaaaaaggtgacgggttttcacaaaacttttattttgaaggggcaatttttaacttcctgttgatttttgccgaaggatgtaaattatcgaaatgtaggtctaagtcagacctacctagaagtttttgtttcatgtctgtccgacattcctactggaagttacaagcagttttgtctgttttctcttcctaggagcagttttttctgtgttttattcaaaaattgcgctagagcgcaattttgagttttattattttttattttcattagatcgcaatttctgccagtcctgaggtgtgtgccaagtttggtgagttttgaagcattttaagggggtcaaattacagctcaaagaggcaaaaatagcattttttgcgaaaattttgctttgaaggcgtttttgccaacttcctgttgattttaggtatagaacatttttattggaaatgttcatcaaagtcagaccttcatataggtttttgtttcaagtctctacgacattcctaatggaagttacaagcagtccgttttttgtttcttcctagggggcgctagcgcgcaattttgatttttagtgctcggtttttttattagatggcaattttcgcagatcctgatgtgtgtgtcaaatatggtgagttttgaagcatgttaagtgggtcaaatttcagctggaaacggcggcggaataataaagaataataataaaacgcagcagattcaatagggtccttgcatggcaaaggacatggatgtcctttgccattgcagggcggaccctaattaaagctgcaagcagcgttggtcgggtccgccgccgccgtgtcccgagtcccgatcttaatcagacctccatagaagtttttgtttcatcactctatgacattcttaacagaatttacaagcagttttgtcagttttttttcctagggggagctagagcacaattttcatttttggggtttgtttttttattggatggcaattttcaccagtcctgatgtgtgtgtaaaatttggtgagttttgaagcatgttaagggggtcaaattacagattggtgtttctggatgttgttgataaatggctttcgcttggcatagtatagctttaactggcactttgaagcattttaagggggtcaaatatcagttcaaagaggcaaaaaaggcattttttgcaaatattttgttttgaaggggtttttgtcaacttcctgttgattttaggtatagaagtgtttaatggaaatgtaggtctaagtcagacctacatagaggtttttgtttcatgtccctacgacattcctaacggaagttacaagcagttttgtctggaaaaaggtgacggctttttacaaaacttttattttgaaggggtaattgccaacttcctgttgattttaactgaaagatgccaattatcaaaatgtaggtccaagtgagacctacattgaggtttttgtttcatgtctgtccgacattcctaccagaagttacaagcagtttaatctgtttcctcttcctaggagcagttttttctgtgttttattcaaaaattgcaatagagcgcaattttgagtttaaaggtttgtttttttcactagatcgcaatgtttgccagtcctgatgtgtgtgccaagtttggggagttttgaagcattttaagggggtcaaatttcagttcaaagaggcagaaattgacttttttgcgaaaattttgttttgaaggggtttttgccaacttcctgttgatttttgctatagaagtgcttcattggaaatgtaggtctaagtctgatctacatagaggtttttgttccatgtctctacgacattcccaacggaagttacaagcagtctgttttttgtctcttcctagggggcgctagcgcgcaattttaatttttggggtttggttacctaataagttggtctgccgctccataccgatgtgtgtgtcaaatttggtgagttttgaagcatgttaagggggtcaaattagggtattgtttgtgttgtattcctagggggcgctagagcacaattttgagttttggagtttggttttttcatcagctcgcaattgttgccagtcttgatgtgtgtgccaagtttggtgagttttgaagcattttaagggggtcaaattacagctcaaagaggtaaaaacgatatatttttggaaaatttgcgcaggggttctttgaaggcgcgtaaaatcaaaacctgaaaacttatcacaactttgatctatacttttaatcagaagggtccaaactctcttctgagcgagtttgaagccgaaacgacaaacgcgctcagaggagataacttttgaagaaaggtgacgggttttcacaaaacttttattttgaaggggtaattgccaacttcctgttgattttttctgctagctgtcaattattaaaatgtaggtctaagtgagacctacatagaagtttttgtttcatgtctttccggcattcctacccgaagttacaagcagttttgtctgtgttttcttcgtggaagcagttttttctgtgttttattgaaaaattgcgctaaagcgcaattttgagtttttttttttttttttttcattagattgcaatttctgccagtcctgatgtgtctgccaagtttggtgagttttgaagcatgttaagggggtcaaattacagctcaaaggggcaaaaatagcattttttagcgaaaattttgctttgaatgggtttttgccaaatttctgttgattttaggtataggcatttctaatggggaatctaggtctaagtcagacctacatagaggttgttgttccatgtctttacgacattcctaacggaagttacaagcagtctgttttttttttttcgtagggggcgctagcgcgcatttttcatttttggggtttggttgcttaatatgtgtttttgccaagccttaccgatgtgtgtgccaaatttggtgagttttggagcatggtcagtgggtcaaattagggttcgaagctgcggaataataataataataataaaacaaagcagattcaatagggtccttgccatggcaaaggacagagtcctttgctggcagtgcggaccctaaaaataccactttcaaagcttcaacaattagtttcctcagttcccaaacgtttattgagtgttgttctgccctcactatatgtgttgaggttatacagcttggcagacagcaaacaaccaatccaggacgttctaataaagttacaaagcagatgaatccatttaggtgtcatggtccacgtcttggaccatgtcattgttctgttttgttatcacagcctgttttgtatttgacgtcttCAGTTTCTGGtggtacttcctggtttgtttcggttgcctagttacgcatttagtgtcacctgtttgttgtttttgatcacgtgcagctgcctctga from Nerophis ophidion isolate RoL-2023_Sa unplaced genomic scaffold, RoL_Noph_v1.0 HiC_scaffold_46, whole genome shotgun sequence encodes the following:
- the LOC133546868 gene encoding oocyte zinc finger protein XlCOF22-like, giving the protein MCQRTIAEYEEELCPTKEEKERQHEKHQVVLHRTDIHQLIGHQEECLPHLQGDSFTVKYPQPSHFKGDKDEPQPSYFKEEEEGECPVGQEEADVSKFPLTVVSVKTEEHEDKPPESSQLHHSPNVCEEHLHPEQQKWSFRMRTEEPQPSHIKKEEEYPLIPHFKKEEEDPLTPHFKKEVVDPLTPHSKEEEEDPVTPYIKEEEEEEGISQPKWLEEFPVTGVPVKSEDDEVKGESEERGGGEPPSSSSTQHMTTEADGDHCGGSQADKLLAPLSDSEDTTSHSPDTDDEDSKDDKTCHTDNTHFTSSHCHKTFKYRRNLKRHMRTHTGEKPFSCSECGKGFTRSQHLKVHMRTHTGERPFLCSICGKGFTESQHLKVHMRTHTGEKPFSCSTCGKGFTESQKLKVHMRTHTGEKPFFCSTCGKGFAQSQDVKRHMRTHTGEKAFSCSICGKGFTRSTDVKRHTRTHTGKKSHSCSICNRIFCRRPTLVAHMRRHPGEKVLSCSVCGERLSSKYQCKKHKCAGENSSSK